In Bacillus sp. Marseille-Q1617, a genomic segment contains:
- a CDS encoding ATP synthase subunit I: MPELQQVFNRHRKYIFFLLSLYVLGWGFTSYQSIFLGLILGTSISMFSHWLIMRRTVRFGDAVAAGQKVRSLGTFSRMAGAAFAVIIAMEYPEHLHLLSVIFGLMTIYVVIMIDYFTQQLKSHN, encoded by the coding sequence ATGCCAGAACTTCAGCAAGTGTTTAACAGGCATCGTAAGTACATATTTTTCCTCCTTTCCTTATACGTCCTCGGTTGGGGTTTTACTTCCTATCAGTCTATATTTCTTGGGCTTATCCTGGGGACAAGTATAAGCATGTTCAGCCACTGGCTAATCATGAGGAGGACGGTACGATTTGGTGATGCAGTCGCAGCTGGACAGAAGGTTCGGTCTTTGGGGACTTTTTCACGGATGGCGGGGGCCGCCTTTGCAGTGATCATTGCAATGGAATATCCTGAACATCTTCATCTCCTGAGCGTCATTTTTGGATTAATGACAATCTATGTTGTCATTATGATAGATTATTTTACCCAGCAGCTTAAATCTCATAATTAG
- the rpiB gene encoding ribose 5-phosphate isomerase B, producing MKIAIASDHGGGNIREEIKSLLEELGLEYEDFGCECGTSVDYPDYAVPVAEKVASGEFDRGILICGTGIGMSISANKVKGIRCALVHDVFSAKATREHNDSNMLAMGERVIGPGLAREIAKTWLGTEFEGGRHANRVGKITAYEDK from the coding sequence ATGAAAATCGCAATTGCGTCAGATCACGGCGGGGGTAATATTCGTGAAGAAATCAAATCATTATTGGAAGAACTGGGACTTGAATATGAAGATTTCGGCTGTGAATGCGGCACATCAGTCGACTATCCGGATTATGCGGTACCGGTAGCCGAGAAGGTTGCAAGCGGCGAGTTTGACCGCGGCATTTTAATCTGTGGTACAGGCATCGGTATGAGCATTTCCGCCAACAAGGTAAAAGGCATTCGTTGTGCGCTTGTGCACGATGTATTCAGTGCGAAAGCGACACGTGAACATAATGACAGCAACATGCTTGCAATGGGCGAACGCGTCATCGGCCCCGGGCTTGCCCGCGAAATAGCAAAAACATGGCTGGGAACGGAATTCGAAGGCGGACGCCACGCCAATCGAGTCGGTAAAATCACGGCATACGAAGACAAATAA
- the glyA gene encoding serine hydroxymethyltransferase — protein sequence MSKIAKQDPEIYASIQDELERQRTKIELIASENFVSEAVMEAQGSVLTNKYAEGYPGRRYYGGCEHVDVAENLARDRAKELFGAEHVNVQPHSGAQANMAVYFTILEQGDTVLGMNLSHGGHLTHGSPVNFSGIQYNFVEYGVDKESHLINYEDVRQKALENKPKLIVAGASAYPRKIDFAKFREIADEVGAYLMVDMAHIAGLVAAGLHQNPVPYADFVTTTTHKTLRGPRGGMILCKEEFGKKIDKSIFPGLQGGPLMHVISAKAVSFGEALQDSFKEYAQNIIDNAARLGESLRKEGIDLVSGGSDNHLLLIDLRSLGLTGKIAEKVLDDIGITVNKNTIPFDPESPFVTSGIRIGTAAVTSRGFAKEEMDEIASIMALTLKNHEDQTKLEEARKRVTDLTSRFALYPER from the coding sequence ATGAGTAAGATTGCCAAGCAAGATCCGGAAATTTATGCATCAATTCAAGATGAATTAGAGCGTCAACGCACGAAAATCGAGTTAATTGCATCTGAGAATTTTGTCAGTGAAGCCGTTATGGAAGCACAAGGTTCGGTCCTCACGAACAAGTATGCAGAAGGGTACCCAGGTCGTCGCTATTATGGCGGGTGTGAACATGTCGATGTAGCGGAAAACTTAGCGCGCGACCGCGCAAAAGAGTTATTCGGAGCGGAGCATGTGAACGTGCAGCCTCACTCGGGGGCACAAGCCAATATGGCAGTCTACTTCACAATCCTTGAGCAGGGTGACACGGTCCTTGGGATGAACCTTTCACACGGAGGACATCTGACGCACGGAAGTCCGGTCAACTTCAGTGGAATCCAGTATAACTTCGTAGAGTACGGAGTCGATAAGGAAAGCCACCTGATCAACTATGAAGATGTTCGTCAAAAAGCATTGGAAAACAAACCGAAATTGATCGTAGCGGGAGCAAGCGCGTATCCTAGAAAGATCGATTTTGCAAAATTCCGTGAAATCGCGGATGAAGTGGGAGCATACCTGATGGTGGATATGGCTCATATCGCAGGCCTTGTGGCTGCCGGTCTTCATCAGAATCCGGTTCCTTACGCAGATTTCGTGACAACAACGACTCATAAAACACTTCGCGGTCCCCGCGGCGGTATGATCCTTTGTAAAGAAGAGTTCGGCAAGAAGATAGACAAGTCTATTTTCCCTGGACTTCAAGGTGGTCCGTTGATGCACGTGATCTCTGCAAAAGCGGTATCGTTCGGTGAAGCGCTGCAGGATTCTTTCAAAGAATATGCGCAAAATATCATCGACAATGCAGCCCGTCTCGGTGAGAGCTTAAGAAAAGAAGGAATCGACCTCGTATCAGGCGGTTCGGACAACCACCTTCTATTAATCGACCTTCGTTCACTTGGACTGACTGGTAAAATCGCAGAAAAAGTCCTTGATGATATCGGAATCACGGTCAATAAAAACACCATCCCATTCGATCCGGAAAGCCCATTCGTCACAAGCGGTATCCGCATCGGAACAGCGGCAGTCACGTCCCGTGGTTTTGCTAAGGAAGAAATGGACGAAATCGCGTCCATCATGGCCCTTACCCTCAAAAACCACGAAGACCAAACCAAGCTCGAAGAAGCCCGCAAACGCGTAACAGACCTAACAAGCAGATTCGCTTTATATCCAGAAAGATAA
- the upp gene encoding uracil phosphoribosyltransferase, translating into MGKVYVFDHPLIQHKLTFIRDKNTGTKEFRELVDEVSTLMAFEITRELPLEDIEVDTPVSKANAKTLTGKKLGIVPILRAGLGMVDGILKLIPAAKVGHVGLYRDPETLKPIEYYVKLPSDVEEREFILVDPMLATGGSAVEAINSLKKRGAKNITFMCLVACPEGVEAIQAEHPEVDIYIAALDEKLNEKGYIVPGLGDAGDRLFGTK; encoded by the coding sequence ATGGGCAAAGTATACGTATTTGATCATCCATTAATCCAGCATAAGCTGACATTCATCCGTGATAAAAACACAGGTACAAAGGAATTCCGCGAACTGGTCGATGAAGTATCAACGCTGATGGCATTTGAAATCACGCGTGAACTTCCGCTTGAAGACATCGAAGTCGACACACCGGTAAGCAAAGCGAATGCAAAAACACTTACAGGGAAAAAACTAGGGATCGTTCCTATCTTACGTGCAGGTCTTGGCATGGTCGACGGCATCCTTAAATTGATCCCGGCCGCAAAAGTCGGTCACGTAGGATTATACCGTGACCCTGAGACTCTTAAGCCAATCGAATACTACGTAAAGCTTCCGAGCGATGTGGAAGAGCGTGAATTCATCCTGGTTGATCCGATGCTTGCAACAGGGGGATCTGCTGTTGAAGCGATCAACTCACTGAAAAAACGCGGTGCGAAAAACATCACGTTCATGTGTTTAGTGGCATGTCCTGAAGGGGTGGAAGCCATTCAGGCAGAGCACCCGGAAGTAGACATCTATATTGCCGCCCTTGATGAAAAGCTGAACGAAAAAGGGTATATCGTTCCTGGATTAGGGGACGCCGGTGACCGTTTGTTTGGAACAAAATAA
- a CDS encoding AtpZ/AtpI family protein produces MRQDNRRPYQAMVLYSAILTQLAGSILIGIFGGRWLDGIWGTTPLFLIIGLLFGLSTGIYTMLRTVQHFNSGD; encoded by the coding sequence ATGCGTCAGGACAATAGACGCCCGTATCAAGCGATGGTCTTATATTCTGCTATTCTTACCCAGCTTGCAGGGTCCATTTTAATCGGGATCTTCGGGGGGAGATGGCTTGATGGAATATGGGGTACCACACCACTTTTCTTAATCATTGGACTACTCTTTGGGCTTTCAACAGGAATCTACACCATGCTCCGAACGGTCCAACATTTCAATTCGGGAGATTAA
- a CDS encoding TIGR01440 family protein, with amino-acid sequence MEITQLQEQLRSILTEFKDKVSLKKGQVFVVGCSTSEVIGERIGTAGTFDVAEMIYKELKEFAESAGVSLAFQCCEHLNRAIVLERETAERLRLDEVTVIPARSAGGAMATHAYRSFEDPVMVEFIKADAGIDIGDTFIGMQLKHVAVPVRVSQKSLGGAHVTLAVTRPKLIGGVRAVYE; translated from the coding sequence ATGGAAATCACTCAATTGCAGGAACAGCTTCGCAGTATATTGACAGAATTCAAGGATAAGGTTTCGTTGAAAAAAGGACAGGTTTTTGTCGTCGGATGTTCAACCTCGGAAGTCATCGGTGAACGGATCGGGACAGCCGGAACGTTTGATGTGGCTGAGATGATTTATAAAGAGTTAAAAGAGTTCGCCGAGTCAGCAGGAGTGTCGCTCGCGTTCCAGTGCTGCGAGCATCTGAATCGGGCGATCGTCCTGGAGCGTGAAACGGCTGAAAGGCTGCGGCTCGATGAAGTGACCGTCATCCCGGCCCGGTCGGCCGGCGGCGCGATGGCGACCCACGCTTACCGGTCGTTTGAAGATCCCGTCATGGTAGAGTTCATCAAGGCGGATGCCGGGATCGATATCGGTGACACGTTCATCGGCATGCAGCTGAAGCATGTAGCGGTGCCGGTCAGGGTGTCCCAGAAGAGCCTGGGTGGGGCGCATGTGACGCTCGCTGTGACCCGGCCGAAGTTGATTGGCGGGGTAAGGGCTGTATATGAATGA